CAATTAATGATGAGATAGATCATagtggtatcataggtagataccataTCGATCATATCATGTATAATTAGGAAAATAagtatcaaatagatcttgtacacaaTTTTGCATTGATATTCTACAAATTCATAAATATAAGGAGATTATGATAGTACTACATGATACAAATGCATTATCCAAGTAATATCATATAATAGTATCTCATATGCATGATTCTGCTATATGATACTTCTCAATGTGACTAGTCTTAGGGCTAGACTATACCTCTTTCTTATCCCCTTGAACAAATCAAAATAATTTATATTTCTTATTAAAGATTGTCTTAGGCCTAATCCATGTTACTTTAGTAGGAATAACTGCATAACTGAAGCACATATGTGGGAAACAGTTGGATCTTATTgggcaatttttttttttgtattgacTTCCTCTCTGCTGGAGAGGTGATTAAATTCGAGTTGCAATTAAACTTTGTTTTGTTGACATAAGATAGATAGACTCACGATATATAGGATTTGAACCTACGACATCCTGTTTTGGAGACTTGCATTCTACCCAGCTGAACTAAGAGCTCTTTCACTCATTCAGAAAGAAAATATTTTTCTATTCCTAACACATATCGCGTACCTATAGTATCTATAAAATTAACTTATACCATTTTAGTTATTCACTTCCCTATTTGCTCATAAGGAATGAAGCCTAGTGAtcaggtgtatacgtgagcacgcggtaaGAGACTGACACGTATCCAACGGTGTTAGTTGTGTCGTGAGATGATTACTAGCCCGCGGTCCTACAAAAAAACCTTCTCAACACCGGCCGCCTGTACCGTCTCTATTTTGGCCGCGCCCTCCTCGTCTCGCACGCGTACCACACTAGCAGCAGCCGTGGACACACACGCAACTAGCTAGGTGAGCAAGCACGCTGCACGTACGCCCCCCGAGCCCTGTTTTTTTTAAAGGCCCGAAGGACCGGGGAGGCGGGGATGCGCTGCATTAATAGTACCAAGTGGTGGGTGTACAGGTTACATCAAGGACACCAAGAAACTGAAAAATTACAACCCGGTTCTGAAATTTCACACAGAGGACCCCAGATCTAAAACTTGAAACGCAATCAAGTTCCTCTGCACGCGAGGAAGGAAGCAGCCGGAGGTTGGGGGCGTCGAGGTTCGCGCAGCTTCCGCCCTTTCTCCGCAGCGGCGATGGAGGTGGCCGGCGCGGCTCCCGCCCTCAGCCGAGCCAGCTGCTCCTCCAGCtcggcgccgcgccgcgccgccctcgaGGCATCTGCCTCCTTGTCCCTGACCCGTCGCGCCGCCAATGCCTCCGCTGTGCAGAGCAAGGAGCGGCTGTGCCGACGCCTCGTGTCAGCCAGCGCGCGCCGGAGTCTCTCGGCCTGCAGAGTAACAAGGAACGCATCGTCATCATTACAGCAACCGTGATTGATAACAACAGTGACTCAAGCAAACGCGTGGATCCTCCTCACGTGTTCTTGGATCAGTCGGTCCATCTCGTTCGTGTACTGGTCGTCGAACGACGATGTGCACGCCGCGTGCTGCTCTGAGCCTCCGTCCTTGAAGTCGAGCCGCAGGCCCGTCGTCGCTGGCCTCCTAGCTGCGCCAGGCTTATCATCCTTTGCCGCGGAGAACCCTGCGGTGTCTGCAGCGACAAGAGccgcggcagcggcggcgtctcggtcTCGCGCGGCCGCTTCCGGCCGTGGCTGCTCCTCCGGCGGTGCCACCATCTCCTTCCGCGGCTCAATCGGCGCGGCGCCACCTCTGCCCATAACACAGACACCCAAATCACCCATTCGATCGATGAGACAATCAGACAATCAGCAATGACCCGACCGACGATCACATCGGAAAGTAGGCGTCGTGGAAGAGGCGCGATTGCCCGTGACTGCTGTAGCGCGGACGCACCGCTGCCATTGCTCCGTGCCAGCGAATTATTTGAGGCGCCAGGCGTGTTGGGGGAGAGGTTGGGTGGGATGGCGGTAGAAGCGGTGGAGGGCGAGAGAGAGAGTTGAGGGCAGGgggattagagcatctccagccgtctcgCCTACGAGGCCCCCAGGACGGCGTTTTgtcatccggatggacgaaaacggtccagtcgcgccccggttcctcgttttcgtccggattagacctttcatccgtccggagagcccaggccatccccggccccccggggagcgctcggggactccggatgagaGAAAATCGCGGGAACCGGTGGTCGTGGCTGGGCAATACGAAGCTCCTTAAGCAATGACTGCAACCATGTCGCTTCGGCAGTCCCGTTGGCTAGCGCTTTGTACTCGGCCTCCGTAGATGAGCGAGATACTGTTGGCTGCTTTCGAGCACTCCAGGAGATAAGATTAGGTCCAAAGAACACGACGAAACCTCCGGTGGATCTCCTATCATCAGTGCAACCTGCCCAGTCCGCGTCTGTGAACACACTGATAAGTGTCGAAGAAGACTTGCGAATTTGCAAGCCAGTATTGGTTGTACCCTTCACATAACGCAGGATGCGCTTCACCGCCTCCCAATGAACATCTGTTGGCTTCGACAAGAACTGACAGACTTTGTTCACCGCAAATGAAATATCTGGGCGTGTGAGGGTAAGATACTGCAATGCTCCAACAACGCTCCGAtattggaatgcatcatcatcacTAAGGGAGTGGCCGAGCTCTCGAGAAAGCTTCTCCTGGGTACACATTGGCGTAGTAACGGACTTGCAATTCTCCATACGAGTCCGATTAAGAAGATCAAGTGAGTACTTCTGTTGAGTCAGACTGATGCCCCCTGAATTGCGAGTCACTTCAATGCCAAGGAAATAATTCAGCGGTCCAAGATCCTTAACAGGAAAAGAGTGCTGAAGTTGTTGGAGAAGGCGATCAGCAGCGGCAACCGTTGAGCTAGCAATCACAATATCATCGACATAGACCAATATATAAATAGTGACACCATCTCGACGGAAGATAAACAAGGAGGTGTCAGCGGCTGAAGTGGTGAATCCCAACTGCTGCAGGCTATCACTTAACCGAGAGTACCAAGCGCGAGGCGattgcttcaagccatacaacgccTTCTGCAACTTGCAAACATAGTCCGGATGCTGAGGATCCTGAAAGCCAGGGGGCTGCTGCATGTATCGGTCAACACACCGTGAAGGAAAGCATTGCTGATgtcaacttgtcgaagatgccaatCACGCGAGACGGCAAGAGAAAGAACAAGTCGCACCGTGGCTGGTTTAACAACCGGACTGAAAGTGTCGAGGTAGTCGATGCCGTACTGCTGCGTGAAGCCCCGAGCCACCAAGCGAGCTTTGTATTTGTCAATGGAGCCATCAGCTTTGTGCTCCAATTTGTACACCCACTTGGAACTGATAATATTCTGGCTGGGAGGACGTGGAACAAGGATCCATGTGGCGTTGTCATGAAGGGCCTGAACTTCTGCGTCCATAGCAGACCTCCAGTTAGGATCAGCAAGCGCCGTGCGGTACGAAGACGGCTCGGCAAGAAAAGCTCGACGACGAGGGTCGTAACAGACAGTGCCGTCTGTGCGGTTAAGTGGCTTGGAGATGGCATTCCGGGAGCGCGTGACAGGACGCGCAGGTGCTGCAGGAGTCGTGGAAGCCGGCGCTGATGATGCAGCCGCGGGAGATGGGGGTGCCGATGATGATGTAGAGGCATCCCCAGCTGAAGTGGGCGATGCAGCGGGCGACAAGGGCGGCGCAGGCGCCGAAGTTGACAGCTCCGCGTCGAGGCGCGATGTGAGCGAGTCGCCCGCGATGGCCGTCCCACGCGGCGCGGGCGAGGAGAACACGTCCCCAGGGGCGGGGCGGGCTGGCGAAAGAGGCCCAGCATGTCCTCGGGGCGACGCCCCATGCAGATCGATCGCGCCTTCGTCGATCACCGGTGCAGCAGTGTGCCTTGCAGGATCGGGCGACGCAGCAAACGTATTACCTGTATCTGAAATAGAACGAGAACTGCTCGGGGCAGGGTCAGAAGGCTCCAACAAAGTAAGGTTGTATTTTCTCACGCGATCATCATATAATACCGGCTCAGAAAGAGGAAAATATGAGGGTGGTGATGCAGAAGATGGAGCCGAGTGAGAATTGGTGGAAAAGGGAAAAACCGTTTCGTCAAACACGACATCGCGTGAAATATAAACGCGCCCGGTAGATCGATCAAGACACTTATACCCTTTATGCATGGAGCTATACCCGAAAAAAACACATTGTCGAGACCGAAAGGATAGCTTACGGTTGTTGTACGGCCGTAAGTTTGGCCAGCATGCGCTCCCAAAGGAGCGAAGAAAGGAATAATCCGGTTGTTCATTGAAGAGGCGAAAAAGTGGAGAGGCATTTTTGGGAGTGCGAGTAGGCATGCGATTGATAAGATAGACTGCGGTGAGAAACGCTTCATCCCAAAACGAACTGGGAGAGAAGAATGAGCGAGCAAAGCAATGCCCGTTTCAACAATATGTCTATGCTTGCGTTCGGCAATGCCATTTTGAGCGGAAGTATGTGGACATGAAACGCGGTGAACAATGCCTTCATCACGGAAAAATTTGTTTAAACGGTGATATTCGCCCCCCCAATCGGATTGAACAGTAAGGATTTTGGAATTAAAAAAGCGCTCGACATGTTTTTGAAAGGAGTAGAAAGCCGACTCAACATCAGACTTGTGTTTAAGcaaataaatccaggtaaatcGGCTAAAATCATCAAGAAAACTCACATAATATTTAAACCCACCAACAGAGGTGACAGCGGGACCCCAAACATCGGAGTGAATAAGTTCAAGAGGACTGTGGGTTACATGAGTAGAACGATGAAAAGGTAATTGGTGCACTTTGGCACACTGACACGTATCACAAATAGATGACTCACTCGAAGGTGCACAAGCTATTTTATTTGTCCTAAGGACCAAATCGACGACGCTTTTAGATGGATGACCGAGCCTCTCATGCCAGCGATCGGTGGAGACTTTCACGCTGGAGAGACCATGACGAATGGCAGCTAACACGGAAGAGGTGGAGCTTGGCACCGGGTAGAGGCCATCATGGCAATCACTGCGAAGAAGAACCCTCCTCGTGGCTCGATCCTTGATATAAAAATAAAAAGGATGGAATTCAACAAAAAACGTCATTATCATAGGCAAGCTTGTGAACCGAAAGCAAATTTTTGCTAAGTCGAGGAACAAATAACACATGATTAAGGTGCAACGGTTTGGAAGAGCCGGTAAGACATGAACGACCAACGTGAGAAATATGGAAACCTTGCCCGTTGGCGACCTGGACAGTGTCCTTGCCGGAGTAGCGCTCATTCATGTGGAGGCGGTCGAGGTCCCTGGTGAGGTGGTCGGTGGCGCCCGAGTCCATGTACCAGTTGGGGTCGACGGAGTAGGACCCAGCCTGAGCAGCGTTGGCGGACCGTGCACCACGGTCACGGTTGTCCTCCGTCTGGAACGCGTGGTTGAAGCGCTGGCAGCAACGAAGGGCATCATGCCCGTACTTGGAGCATACCTGGCACTTGGGGCCGTTGCGACGCTGCTGTCCGTTGCCGTTGTTGTTGCGCCGCTGCTGCGGCTGCTGACCGGGGCGACCACCTCCTTGTGCACCGCCCTGGCCGCCCTATCCCGGGTGACCAACAGGAGCGCCGCGGTTGCCATCCGAGTGGTGAGCGACGGAGTTGGCGGAGGAGTGGATGTCGCCCATGGAGGCCTGCTGCTCGAGGCGGAGCTCGGCGCCGACGAGGTAGGCGTAGAAGCTGTCGAGGCTGACCGTGTCGGCGCGAGTGGTGAGGGAGACGACCAGCGGCTCGTACTCGGAGCCTAGCCCGGCGAGCATGTAGCCGAGCACCTCGTCCTCCTTGAGGGGCACGCCAATGGCCGCCATGGAGTCGGCGAGGGACTTCATCCGGTTGAAGTACTCGGTGGCCGTGAGATCCTTCTTGCGGGTGTTGGAGAGCTGGTAACGGATCTGCATCAGGCGCGCCCGATTCTGCGCACGATTCTGTGGAGCGAAGCCCACACGGCCGCCGAGGTGGTAAGCTGCGTCATCTGGCCCACGAGGTCCTCGGACATGGAGCCCAGCAGCGCGATGAGGACCAGCTGGTCCTGCTGGTACCAGCGCAGGAACGCCAGATTGGCGGCCTCGCGAGCGGCGTCACC
This Lolium perenne isolate Kyuss_39 chromosome 1, Kyuss_2.0, whole genome shotgun sequence DNA region includes the following protein-coding sequences:
- the LOC139831793 gene encoding uncharacterized protein, whose protein sequence is MQIRYQLSNTRKKDLTATEYFNRMKSLADSMAAIGVPLKEDEVLGYMLAGLGSEYEPLVVSLTTRADTVSLDSFYAYLVGAELRLEQQASMGDIHSSANSVAHHSDGNRGAPVGHPG